The Burkholderia pyrrocinia genome has a segment encoding these proteins:
- the mdlC gene encoding benzoylformate decarboxylase has translation MSGHPPPSAASITVRDAVIDLLRQFGIDRVFGNPGSTELPMFRDFPADFRYVLGLHEAVVVGMADGHAQATGNAAVVNLHSAAGVGNAMGNLFTAFKNRTPLIVTAGQQARAILPFDPFLGATQAAELPKPYVKWSIEPARAQDVPAAIARAYRIAMQEPRGPVFVSIPVDDWDQPAELLPRRDVSSVVRPDPDALARLGDALDAARRPAFVVGAAVDRAGAWDDVVRLAERHRARVYVAPMSGRCSFPEDHPLFAGFLPAIREKIVARLDGHDLVFAFGAPAFTYHIEGFGPHVPPGATLVQLVDDPGVAAWTPSGDAVVGNLRLAARDLLARPAPPERPMPAPRPPRARVDAPAGGERMSAAFALQTLADVRDAQDIVVEEAPSARPVMQEHLPFTRSGTFYTMDSGGLGYGMPAAVGVALAQPGRRVIGLIGDGSSLYSIQALWSAAQLKLPITFVILNNRRYAALQDFAPVFGFGPGDTVQGTDLPDLDFVALAEGMGCRGVRVADAARLRDTLTDALHAATPVVVEVEIA, from the coding sequence ATGTCCGGCCATCCGCCCCCATCCGCCGCATCGATCACCGTTCGCGATGCGGTCATCGACCTGCTTCGCCAGTTCGGCATCGACCGCGTGTTCGGCAATCCCGGCTCGACCGAGCTGCCGATGTTCCGCGACTTCCCTGCCGATTTCCGCTACGTGCTCGGCCTGCACGAGGCCGTCGTGGTCGGGATGGCCGACGGCCATGCGCAGGCCACCGGCAATGCGGCGGTCGTCAACCTGCATTCGGCGGCGGGCGTCGGCAACGCAATGGGCAATCTCTTTACCGCGTTCAAGAACCGCACGCCGCTGATCGTGACCGCGGGCCAGCAGGCGCGCGCGATCTTGCCGTTCGACCCGTTCCTCGGCGCGACCCAGGCCGCCGAGCTGCCGAAGCCGTACGTGAAATGGAGCATCGAGCCCGCGCGTGCGCAGGACGTGCCGGCCGCGATCGCGCGGGCGTACCGCATCGCGATGCAGGAGCCGCGCGGGCCCGTGTTCGTGTCGATCCCGGTCGATGACTGGGACCAGCCGGCCGAGCTGCTGCCGCGGCGCGACGTCAGCAGCGTCGTGCGGCCCGATCCCGACGCGCTCGCGCGGCTCGGCGACGCGCTCGACGCCGCACGGCGCCCCGCGTTCGTGGTCGGCGCGGCCGTCGATCGCGCGGGTGCGTGGGATGACGTCGTGCGGCTCGCCGAGCGGCACCGTGCGCGCGTGTACGTCGCACCGATGTCGGGGCGCTGCAGCTTCCCCGAGGACCATCCGCTGTTCGCCGGCTTCCTGCCCGCGATCCGCGAGAAGATCGTCGCGCGGCTCGACGGGCACGACCTCGTGTTCGCGTTCGGCGCGCCCGCGTTCACCTATCACATCGAGGGCTTCGGCCCGCACGTGCCGCCGGGTGCGACGCTCGTGCAGCTCGTCGACGATCCGGGCGTTGCCGCGTGGACGCCGTCGGGCGATGCGGTCGTCGGCAACCTGCGGCTCGCGGCGCGCGATCTGCTGGCGCGACCGGCGCCGCCCGAGCGGCCGATGCCCGCACCGCGGCCGCCCCGCGCGCGCGTCGACGCGCCGGCCGGCGGCGAGCGCATGTCGGCCGCGTTCGCGCTGCAGACGCTCGCCGACGTGCGCGACGCGCAGGACATCGTCGTCGAGGAAGCGCCGAGCGCGCGGCCCGTGATGCAGGAACACCTGCCGTTCACGCGCAGCGGCACGTTCTACACGATGGACAGCGGCGGGCTCGGCTACGGGATGCCGGCCGCCGTCGGCGTCGCGCTCGCGCAGCCGGGCCGGCGCGTGATCGGGCTGATCGGCGACGGGTCGAGCCTGTATTCGATCCAGGCACTGTGGAGCGCCGCGCAGTTGAAGCTGCCGATCACGTTCGTGATCCTGAACAACCGGCGCTACGCGGCGCTGCAGGATTTCGCGCCGGTGTTCGGCTTCGGCCCCGGCGACACCGTGCAGGGCACCGATCTGCCCGACCTGGATTTCGTCGCGCTCGCCGAAGGGATGGGCTGCCGCGGCGTGCGTGTCGCCGATGCGGCGCGCCTGCGCGACACG
- the dalD gene encoding D-arabinitol 4-dehydrogenase gives MSESSSARAPVLLHIGAGSFHRAHQAWYLHRVNAAVPADERWSLTVGNIRDDMRATMDALAAQHGEYALETVTPQGERAYETIRAITRVLPWSIDLAALIDAGADPACRIVSFTVTEGGYYLDEHNRLDIANADLAADLQGARTTLYGALAALLAERMQRGAGPLTLQSCDNLRNNGARFRAGMREFLERRGEADLLAWFDANVATPSAMVDRITPRPTADVRERVLAATGIDDACPVMGESFIQWVIEDRFAAGRPRWELAGAELVDDVHPYEEAKIRILNATHSCIAWAGTLAGYSYIHEGTHDAAIRRFAHDYVTQDVIPCLTPSPLDLARYRDVVLERFGNPYVLDTNQRVAADGFSKIPGFIAPTLVESFARGAAPVATAVLPALFLRFLERWARGTLPYAYQDGVMDESAARAIVEADDPVVALCASRPLWGSLAGNAALFEALRAALARVDAWLAQR, from the coding sequence ATGAGCGAATCGTCCTCCGCCCGCGCGCCCGTGCTGCTGCACATCGGCGCGGGCTCGTTTCACCGCGCGCACCAGGCGTGGTATCTGCATCGCGTGAACGCGGCCGTGCCGGCCGACGAACGCTGGTCGCTGACCGTCGGCAACATCCGCGACGACATGCGCGCGACGATGGACGCGCTCGCCGCGCAGCACGGCGAATACGCGCTCGAAACGGTCACGCCGCAAGGCGAGCGCGCGTACGAGACGATCCGTGCGATCACGCGCGTGCTGCCCTGGTCGATCGACCTCGCCGCGCTGATCGACGCCGGCGCCGACCCGGCCTGCCGGATCGTGTCGTTCACCGTCACCGAAGGCGGCTACTACCTCGACGAACACAACCGGCTCGACATCGCGAATGCCGATCTCGCGGCCGACCTGCAGGGCGCGCGCACGACGCTGTACGGCGCGCTCGCGGCGCTGCTCGCCGAACGCATGCAGCGCGGCGCGGGCCCGCTCACGCTGCAGAGCTGCGACAACCTGCGCAACAACGGCGCACGCTTTCGCGCGGGGATGCGCGAATTCCTCGAACGGCGCGGCGAAGCCGACCTGCTCGCATGGTTCGATGCGAACGTCGCCACGCCGAGCGCGATGGTCGACCGCATCACGCCGCGCCCGACCGCCGACGTGCGCGAACGCGTGCTCGCGGCCACCGGCATCGACGACGCCTGCCCGGTGATGGGCGAATCGTTCATCCAGTGGGTGATCGAGGACCGCTTCGCGGCGGGCCGGCCGCGCTGGGAGCTGGCCGGCGCGGAACTCGTCGACGACGTGCACCCGTACGAGGAAGCGAAGATCCGCATCCTCAATGCGACGCACAGCTGCATCGCGTGGGCCGGCACGCTCGCGGGCTACAGCTACATTCACGAAGGCACGCACGACGCGGCGATCCGGCGCTTCGCGCACGACTACGTGACGCAGGACGTGATCCCGTGCCTCACGCCGAGCCCGCTCGATCTCGCACGCTACCGCGACGTCGTGCTCGAGCGCTTCGGCAACCCGTACGTGCTCGACACGAACCAGCGCGTCGCGGCCGACGGCTTCTCGAAGATCCCCGGCTTCATCGCGCCGACGCTCGTCGAATCGTTCGCGCGCGGCGCGGCGCCGGTCGCCACCGCGGTGCTGCCCGCGCTGTTCCTGCGCTTTCTCGAACGCTGGGCGCGCGGCACGCTGCCGTACGCGTACCAGGACGGCGTGATGGACGAAAGCGCCGCACGGGCGATCGTCGAAGCCGACGACCCCGTCGTCGCGCTGTGCGCGAGCCGCCCGCTGTGGGGCTCGCTCGCCGGCAACGCCGCGCTGTTCGAGGCGCTGCGCGCCGCGCTCGCGCGCGTCGACGCATGGCTCGCGCAGCGCTGA
- a CDS encoding LysR family transcriptional regulator gives MTFDLRQLRAFTTIVACGSLGRAADALHVTQPALSRILKRLEDQVGAPLFERHSKGVQLTAFGDALLPHATLLQHEAEHAREELDAMRGFAKGTIKVGTVGSIASLVLPVAVGRVLDRWPNLRVEILEGVWDRLADGLNKHEIDLALSAHGPDTDEIVAIPECRWEDRSHIVAAPHHPLRALGRAPTLADTLHARWAIPPRGTAPFDHMRATFDAHGLALPDIAVETRSVTTLKSLVAHAGFLSWMAEPMYGAEQAAGTIDTLPVREVVAVRTLTAFRRRHGILPGPAGKLLDELVALTREGR, from the coding sequence ATGACTTTCGATCTCCGACAATTGCGCGCCTTCACGACGATCGTCGCGTGCGGCAGCCTCGGCCGCGCGGCCGACGCGCTGCACGTGACGCAGCCGGCGCTGAGCCGGATCCTGAAGCGGCTCGAGGACCAGGTCGGCGCGCCGCTGTTCGAGCGCCATTCGAAGGGCGTGCAGCTCACCGCGTTCGGCGACGCGCTGCTGCCGCATGCGACGCTGCTGCAGCACGAGGCCGAGCACGCGCGCGAGGAGCTCGACGCGATGCGCGGGTTCGCGAAGGGCACGATCAAGGTCGGCACGGTGGGCAGCATCGCGAGCCTCGTGCTGCCGGTCGCGGTCGGCCGCGTGCTCGACCGCTGGCCGAACCTGCGCGTCGAGATCCTCGAAGGCGTGTGGGACCGCCTCGCCGACGGATTGAACAAGCACGAGATCGATCTCGCGCTGTCCGCGCACGGGCCCGACACCGACGAGATCGTCGCGATTCCCGAGTGCCGCTGGGAAGATCGCAGCCATATCGTTGCGGCGCCGCACCATCCGCTGCGCGCGCTCGGCCGCGCGCCGACGCTTGCCGATACGCTGCACGCGCGCTGGGCGATTCCGCCGCGCGGCACCGCGCCGTTCGACCACATGCGCGCGACCTTCGACGCGCACGGGCTCGCGCTGCCCGACATCGCGGTCGAAACGCGCTCGGTCACGACGCTGAAGAGTCTCGTCGCGCATGCCGGTTTCCTGAGCTGGATGGCCGAGCCGATGTACGGCGCCGAGCAGGCCGCCGGCACGATCGACACGCTGCCGGTGCGGGAGGTCGTCGCGGTGCGCACGCTCACCGCGTTCCGGCGCCGCCACGGCATCCTGCCTGGGCCGGCCGGCAAGCTGCTCGACGAACTCGTCGCGCTTACGCGCGAAGGGCGCTGA